The Lutibacter profundi genome includes a region encoding these proteins:
- a CDS encoding M56 family metallopeptidase: MINYILQVILFQALFLAVYDLFLQKETFFKWNRFYLLSTPVLSFILPLLKFKSIQETIPQEYIVQLPTVFLNPQAVIEQTVQSGSTLNYISIIFFVGLSFFALLFLIKLTKILQLIITNKVIKKQHYSLVVLEKKQSAFSFFNYIFINEHLLKSEDLQIIKHELIHCKQNHTLDLLFFEILKIVLWFNPLVYVYQKRITLLHEYISDAEVVLETNKKMYFNKLLSETFNVENISFINQFFKHSLIKKRIVMITKEKSKRMKQLKYLLIVPLLLGMLVYVSCSNDSQMDIEQVEKVLNKENSISEGKYFEGENGFKMFLGTHLVGEVVSIEEYTEKEKAVFNKFKNIEKPKLDISIIINENGDRVYFAKTKYFSNVNNKKINDDGSIPFAVIDEVPIYPGCVGTKDELRTCLQEKITQAISENFNVNLATELNLESGVKRIFVMFKIDKNGNIADIKARAPHKALQEEAIRVVNLLPKMVSGKHHGENVGVKYSLPIAFKVE; this comes from the coding sequence ATGATAAACTATATACTACAAGTAATCCTTTTTCAGGCGTTGTTTTTAGCGGTATACGATTTGTTTTTACAAAAGGAAACATTTTTTAAGTGGAATCGGTTTTACTTATTGAGTACACCTGTTTTATCTTTCATACTGCCATTATTAAAGTTTAAAAGTATCCAAGAAACAATTCCTCAAGAATATATTGTTCAATTACCAACAGTATTTTTGAATCCGCAAGCGGTTATTGAACAAACTGTTCAAAGTGGTTCTACACTAAATTATATATCAATAATATTTTTTGTTGGACTTTCTTTTTTTGCGTTATTGTTTTTAATTAAACTGACTAAAATATTACAATTAATTATAACTAATAAAGTAATTAAAAAACAACATTACTCTTTAGTTGTGCTGGAAAAGAAACAATCTGCTTTCTCATTTTTCAATTATATATTTATAAATGAGCATCTTTTAAAAAGTGAAGATTTACAAATAATTAAACACGAATTAATACACTGTAAACAAAATCATACACTTGATTTATTGTTTTTTGAAATCTTAAAAATAGTATTATGGTTCAATCCATTAGTTTATGTGTATCAAAAGCGAATTACCTTATTACACGAATATATTTCTGATGCTGAGGTAGTGTTAGAAACCAATAAAAAAATGTATTTCAATAAGTTGTTGTCTGAAACTTTTAATGTTGAAAATATTTCGTTTATCAATCAATTTTTTAAACATTCATTAATTAAAAAAAGAATAGTTATGATTACAAAAGAAAAATCAAAAAGAATGAAACAGTTAAAGTATTTATTAATAGTGCCTTTGTTGTTGGGTATGCTTGTTTATGTGTCATGCTCTAATGATTCTCAAATGGATATTGAACAGGTTGAGAAAGTTTTAAATAAAGAGAACAGTATTTCAGAAGGAAAGTATTTTGAAGGTGAAAATGGGTTTAAAATGTTTCTAGGCACACATTTAGTGGGAGAAGTAGTTTCTATCGAGGAATATACAGAAAAAGAGAAGGCTGTTTTTAATAAATTTAAGAATATTGAAAAACCTAAGCTTGATATAAGTATTATAATAAATGAAAATGGGGACAGGGTTTATTTCGCTAAAACCAAATATTTTTCTAATGTGAATAATAAAAAAATTAATGATGATGGGTCGATTCCTTTTGCAGTAATAGATGAAGTACCCATATACCCAGGTTGTGTAGGAACTAAGGATGAGTTGCGAACTTGTTTGCAAGAAAAAATAACACAAGCTATAAGTGAAAATTTCAATGTAAATTTAGCTACAGAGTTAAATCTTGAATCTGGAGTAAAAAGAATTTTTGTGATGTTTAAAATTGATAAAAATGGAAATATTGCTGATATAAAGGCAAGAGCTCCACATAAAGCATTACAAGAGGAAGCAATTAGAGTTGTAAATTTATTACCAAAAATGGTATCTGGTAAACATCATGGGGAAAATGTAGGTGTGAAGTATAGTTTACCTATTGCCTTTAAAGTTGAATAA
- a CDS encoding formate--tetrahydrofolate ligase, which translates to MKHLSDIEIAQGKELIHIKEIGAKLGIKEDDLELYGKYKAKLPLHLIDEEKIKLNNLVLVTAITPTPAGEGKTTVSIGLTEGLNKIGKQATAVLREPSLGPVFGIKGGAAGGGYSQVVPMEDINLHFTGDFNAIEKANNLLSALIDNNLQSKCCNFNLDPRAIFWKRVIDMNDRSLRKITIGLGGTANGIPREDGFNITPASEVMAILCMATNFKDLKERLGDIFVGFTFDKKPIFARDLKAENAMAILLKDAIKPNLVQTLEENPAIIHGGPFANIAQGTNTIIATKMGLSLSNYVITEAGFGADLGAEKFLNIKCVAADLNPKAVVLVATIRALRHHGGAKKEELNNPNIDFVKAGFCNLEKHIENIRKFNIEPVVAINTFITDSHNEIEFIIEKCEELNVQAVVSKGWEKGGNGTKKLAQAVVNVVEATTTQFKPIYNWNSPVKEKIEKIAKEIYGADAVDFDKKAKLNLKRIDRLGFNDFAICMAKTQKSFSDNEFLVGRPKDFVVTVREIEIAAGARFIIPILGQMMRMPGLPGVPASEGMTIDDDGVISGLS; encoded by the coding sequence ATGAAACATTTATCTGATATAGAAATAGCACAAGGAAAAGAGCTTATACATATTAAAGAAATAGGGGCGAAATTAGGAATTAAAGAAGATGATTTAGAGTTGTATGGAAAATACAAAGCTAAGCTACCTTTACATTTAATTGATGAAGAAAAAATTAAACTAAATAATTTAGTTTTAGTTACAGCAATTACTCCAACGCCAGCAGGAGAGGGAAAAACAACAGTTTCTATAGGGTTAACAGAAGGGTTAAACAAAATAGGAAAACAAGCAACAGCGGTCTTGAGAGAGCCGTCATTAGGGCCTGTTTTTGGAATTAAAGGAGGTGCAGCTGGAGGTGGGTATTCTCAAGTAGTTCCAATGGAAGACATTAACTTACATTTTACAGGTGATTTTAATGCAATTGAAAAAGCAAATAATTTACTTTCAGCTTTAATTGATAATAATTTACAAAGTAAGTGTTGTAATTTTAATTTAGATCCTAGAGCAATTTTTTGGAAACGTGTTATTGATATGAATGATAGGTCTTTGCGTAAAATAACTATTGGCTTAGGAGGTACCGCAAATGGTATTCCTAGAGAAGATGGTTTTAATATTACACCTGCTTCTGAAGTGATGGCTATTTTGTGTATGGCTACTAATTTTAAAGACTTAAAAGAGCGTTTGGGAGATATTTTTGTGGGATTTACATTTGATAAAAAACCAATTTTTGCACGTGATTTAAAAGCGGAAAACGCAATGGCAATTTTATTAAAAGATGCTATAAAACCTAATTTAGTACAAACTTTAGAAGAAAACCCAGCAATTATTCACGGAGGTCCATTTGCAAATATAGCTCAAGGAACGAATACAATTATTGCTACTAAAATGGGATTGTCATTATCTAATTACGTAATTACTGAAGCAGGTTTTGGAGCTGATTTAGGAGCTGAGAAATTTTTAAATATTAAATGTGTGGCTGCAGATTTAAATCCAAAAGCAGTAGTTTTAGTTGCTACAATTAGAGCTTTGCGCCATCATGGAGGAGCAAAAAAAGAAGAGTTAAACAACCCTAATATAGATTTTGTTAAAGCAGGTTTCTGTAACTTAGAAAAGCATATAGAAAATATTAGAAAATTTAATATAGAGCCTGTTGTAGCCATCAACACTTTTATAACTGATTCGCATAATGAAATTGAATTTATAATTGAGAAATGTGAAGAGTTAAATGTACAAGCAGTTGTTTCTAAAGGTTGGGAAAAAGGAGGTAATGGAACTAAAAAATTAGCTCAAGCCGTTGTAAATGTTGTTGAAGCAACAACAACTCAATTTAAACCAATTTATAACTGGAATTCTCCAGTAAAAGAAAAAATAGAAAAAATAGCCAAGGAAATTTATGGGGCAGATGCTGTAGATTTTGATAAAAAAGCAAAATTAAATTTAAAACGAATTGACCGGTTAGGATTTAATGATTTTGCAATTTGTATGGCTAAAACACAAAAATCTTTTTCAGATAATGAATTTTTGGTAGGAAGGCCAAAAGATTTTGTTGTGACGGTTCGTGAAATTGAAATTGCTGCTGGAGCTAGATTTATTATCCCAATATTAGGACAAATGATGCGTATGCCAGGATTGCCAGGTGTACCTGCTTCTGAAGGAATGACAATAGATGATGATGGTGTAATTTCTGGATTGTCTTAA
- the obgE gene encoding GTPase ObgE, producing MTEGNFVDYTKIYACSGKGGGGSVHLHREKYITKGGPDGGDGGRGGHVILRANPNLWTLYHLKFNKHFRAEHGGHGSKSRSTGKDGGDVYIDVPLGTIVRDSETQEILFEITTENTEQILLEGGMGGLGNWNFRSATNQTPRYAQPGIDGKEGWFQLELKLLADVGLVGFPNAGKSTLLSVLTAAKPKIADYAFTTLKPNLGIVKYRDFQTFVMADIPGIIEGAAEGKGLGHRFLRHIERNSTLLFLIPADSDDIQKEYAILLNELKKHNPELLDKSRLLAISKSDMLDDELKDEIKSDLPKGIETIFISSIAQQGLVELKDTLWKMLNN from the coding sequence ATGACTGAAGGGAATTTTGTTGATTATACAAAAATTTATGCCTGTTCTGGAAAAGGTGGTGGAGGCTCTGTGCATTTACATAGAGAAAAATACATTACCAAAGGAGGCCCAGATGGTGGGGATGGTGGACGTGGTGGACACGTAATTTTACGAGCCAACCCCAATTTATGGACCTTATATCACTTGAAATTTAACAAGCATTTTAGAGCTGAACATGGAGGCCATGGTAGTAAATCACGAAGTACAGGAAAAGATGGTGGAGATGTTTATATTGATGTTCCTTTAGGAACTATTGTTAGGGATAGTGAAACTCAAGAAATACTTTTTGAAATTACTACTGAAAACACTGAACAAATTTTATTAGAAGGTGGAATGGGTGGCCTTGGAAACTGGAACTTTAGATCGGCTACAAATCAAACGCCACGATATGCACAACCTGGAATTGATGGTAAAGAAGGATGGTTTCAATTAGAATTAAAATTATTGGCTGATGTTGGCTTGGTTGGATTCCCAAATGCCGGAAAATCTACACTACTTTCAGTACTTACCGCTGCAAAACCTAAAATTGCAGACTATGCATTTACAACTCTAAAACCTAATTTAGGAATTGTGAAATATAGAGATTTTCAAACATTCGTAATGGCTGATATTCCCGGTATAATTGAAGGTGCAGCTGAAGGAAAAGGACTTGGACACCGATTTTTACGTCATATTGAAAGAAATTCAACCTTACTGTTTTTAATACCTGCTGATTCAGATGATATTCAAAAAGAATATGCTATTTTACTAAATGAACTCAAAAAACACAATCCTGAACTTTTAGATAAAAGTAGGCTATTAGCGATCTCAAAATCGGATATGTTAGATGATGAATTGAAAGACGAAATTAAAAGTGATTTACCTAAAGGAATTGAAACTATTTTTATTTCATCTATTGCACAACAAGGTTTAGTTGAACTAAAAGATACCTTGTGGAAAATGTTAAATAATTAA
- the secDF gene encoding protein translocase subunit SecDF, with translation MQNKGLIKLFAILFGLVSLYQLSFTWFTNGVEDKAKTYAESKSNDGKEIAKLEGYYLDSIANKPIIDLGFAKFTYNDIKNKELNLGLDLKGGINAILQVSVKDILIGLSNNSKNPVFNEALAKATEAQKNSDKTFLDLFYNEFEKASNGTVKLSDPSIFGNKSLREKINFKLTDEEVKPIIEDEVTGSINTAFEVLRSRIDKFGVTQPNIQRIGNSGRILIELPGAKDIDRVERLLQSTAELQFWEVYSNQETANFFFAANNVIENFLKEQTKADTTLVKNDNLEDLLGEVSDSLATKKTANLFSVFTPSIPQSEDQISSVIGNAKVSDTAKVNAYLAMKSVRAQLPNEMKYIKFLWDAKPFASTDFTTNENVDRISLYGIKSNREDVAPIEGDVIDDASQEYGQTGKPEVSMTMNAIGSKQWGKMTTENVGKFVAVVLDDYVYTAPRVNTPITTGRTSISGGSMTVSEAQDIANVLKAGKLPAAAHIIQKAIVGPSLGQKAIDSSMSSFGLALLLILLWMIFYYGKAGAIADIALATNLLFIFGILTAFGAVLTLPGIAGIILTIGMSVDANVIIFERIKEELNKGKALKAAISYGFSFKGALSAIVDANITTMLTGIILYVFGTGPVKGFAYTLMVGIATSLFSAVFITRLLIDWYAAKGKKFTFNTNITKNWFTNIDVEFLKKRKIAYIISSIFIIIGLSSLFTKGLNYGVDFVGGRSYVVKFEKPMSATDVSESLKDVFGSAPEVKTYGASNQLKITTKYKIDEEGNHVDNEVQSLLYKGLKKYIPADVTLEAFKPGYGGVKTTGILSSIKVEPTIADDIKTAAGWAILGSLLVIFLYILFRFRKWQYSLGAVAALFHDVLIVIGIFSIFNKILPFDMEIGQSFIAAILTVLGYSINDTVIVFDRIREFANTHTTWKFSKVIDKALSTTLGRTINTSLTTLVVLFAIFLFGGDSIKGFMFALIIGIIVGTYSSLFIASPILYDSVKKLNKKN, from the coding sequence ATGCAAAACAAAGGACTTATAAAGTTATTTGCTATTCTATTCGGATTAGTGAGTTTATATCAATTATCATTCACTTGGTTTACAAATGGCGTTGAAGACAAAGCAAAAACATATGCTGAATCTAAATCTAATGATGGTAAGGAAATAGCGAAATTAGAGGGATACTATTTAGATTCTATAGCAAATAAACCAATTATTGATTTAGGTTTTGCAAAATTTACCTATAATGATATCAAAAATAAGGAATTAAATTTAGGTTTAGACCTTAAAGGAGGTATTAATGCCATATTACAAGTATCTGTTAAAGATATTTTAATTGGCTTATCTAACAATTCTAAAAACCCTGTGTTTAATGAAGCTTTAGCTAAAGCTACAGAAGCCCAAAAAAATAGTGATAAAACTTTTTTAGATTTATTTTATAATGAATTTGAAAAAGCAAGTAACGGTACTGTTAAATTAAGTGATCCAAGTATTTTTGGAAATAAATCATTACGCGAAAAAATTAATTTTAAACTTACTGATGAAGAAGTAAAACCAATTATTGAAGATGAAGTTACTGGTTCAATAAATACCGCCTTTGAAGTTTTACGTAGTCGTATAGATAAATTTGGTGTTACACAACCAAATATTCAACGTATTGGGAATTCTGGTCGTATTTTAATAGAATTACCTGGAGCTAAAGATATTGATCGAGTTGAAAGATTACTACAAAGCACTGCTGAATTACAATTTTGGGAAGTTTATTCAAACCAAGAAACTGCTAATTTCTTTTTTGCAGCAAACAATGTTATTGAGAACTTTTTAAAAGAGCAAACAAAAGCAGATACCACTTTAGTTAAAAATGATAATTTAGAAGACTTATTAGGAGAGGTGTCTGATTCTTTAGCCACCAAAAAAACAGCTAATTTATTTTCTGTATTTACACCTAGCATTCCTCAATCCGAGGATCAAATATCATCAGTTATAGGAAATGCTAAAGTATCAGATACTGCCAAGGTAAATGCTTATTTAGCAATGAAAAGTGTTAGAGCTCAATTGCCTAATGAAATGAAATATATTAAATTTCTTTGGGATGCAAAACCTTTTGCTTCGACCGATTTTACAACAAATGAAAATGTAGATAGAATCTCATTATATGGTATAAAATCTAACCGAGAAGATGTTGCCCCTATTGAAGGTGATGTAATTGATGATGCTAGTCAGGAATACGGGCAAACAGGAAAGCCCGAAGTTAGTATGACAATGAATGCAATTGGCTCAAAACAATGGGGTAAAATGACTACCGAGAATGTTGGTAAATTTGTAGCCGTTGTATTAGATGATTACGTTTATACTGCTCCAAGAGTTAATACACCAATTACAACAGGTAGAACTTCCATTTCTGGTGGAAGCATGACTGTTAGTGAAGCACAAGACATTGCAAATGTTTTAAAAGCTGGTAAATTACCAGCTGCTGCACATATTATACAAAAAGCAATTGTTGGGCCATCACTGGGGCAAAAAGCAATTGATAGTAGTATGAGTTCTTTTGGATTGGCTCTATTATTAATTTTACTTTGGATGATTTTCTACTATGGTAAAGCAGGTGCAATTGCCGATATTGCTTTAGCAACCAACCTTTTATTCATTTTTGGTATTTTAACAGCATTTGGTGCTGTATTAACCTTACCAGGTATTGCAGGTATTATTTTAACAATAGGTATGTCTGTTGATGCAAACGTAATTATTTTTGAAAGAATTAAAGAAGAATTAAATAAAGGAAAAGCACTTAAAGCAGCTATATCATACGGGTTTAGCTTTAAAGGTGCATTGTCTGCAATTGTTGATGCAAATATAACAACAATGCTTACGGGTATTATTCTATACGTATTTGGTACCGGCCCTGTTAAAGGTTTTGCATATACATTAATGGTTGGTATTGCAACTTCACTATTTTCAGCCGTATTTATTACTAGACTATTAATTGATTGGTACGCTGCAAAAGGAAAAAAATTCACCTTCAATACAAATATTACTAAAAATTGGTTTACAAATATTGATGTTGAATTCTTGAAAAAACGTAAAATTGCGTATATAATTTCAAGTATTTTTATCATTATAGGGTTAAGTTCGTTATTTACAAAAGGGTTAAATTATGGTGTTGATTTTGTTGGAGGTAGATCTTATGTTGTAAAGTTTGAAAAGCCTATGAGTGCAACAGATGTCTCTGAAAGTTTGAAAGATGTTTTTGGAAGTGCACCAGAAGTAAAAACATACGGAGCCTCAAACCAATTAAAAATTACTACGAAATATAAAATAGATGAAGAAGGAAATCATGTTGATAATGAAGTACAAAGTTTGTTGTATAAAGGATTAAAAAAGTACATTCCAGCAGATGTAACATTAGAGGCATTTAAGCCAGGTTATGGTGGTGTAAAAACAACTGGTATTTTAAGTTCTATTAAAGTAGAACCAACAATTGCTGATGATATTAAAACTGCTGCGGGCTGGGCTATTCTAGGTTCCTTATTAGTTATATTCTTATACATCCTATTTAGATTTAGAAAGTGGCAATACAGCCTAGGTGCTGTTGCAGCATTGTTCCATGATGTATTAATTGTAATTGGAATTTTCTCTATATTTAACAAGATTTTACCTTTTGACATGGAAATTGGACAATCTTTTATTGCCGCTATTTTAACTGTTTTAGGGTACTCAATTAATGATACCGTTATTGTTTTTGATAGAATTCGTGAATTTGCAAATACTCACACTACTTGGAAATTTTCAAAAGTAATTGACAAAGCCTTAAGTACAACATTAGGAAGAACAATAAATACCTCATTAACAACATTGGTAGTGTTATTTGCCATATTCTTATTTGGAGGAGATTCTATAAAAGGATTTATGTTCGCATTAATTATAGGTATTATTGTTGGTACATATTCATCTCTTTTTATTGCCTCTCCAATATTGTATGATTCTGTAAAAAAATTAAACAAAAAGAACTAA
- a CDS encoding adenylate kinase: MSIIKLHDKYFKTYISEKKITEAIEQLVKQVYEDCKDENPLFIGILNGSFMFVADFVRKYTGNCEVSFVKLSSYEGTNSTGNIKELVGLNENLEGRTVVILEDIIDTGNTLQEIYKIFRNKKVKQLKIATLFFKPDVFKKDLPVDYIGISIPNKFIVGYGLDYNGIGRNLSDIYQLTANPKLKNIVLFGPPGVGKGTQAKLLKEKYNLVHISTGDVFRHHIKNKTKLGKLAQWYMDKGNLVPDEVTIKMLKAEVEKNIGSNGFIFDGFPRTELQARALDKFLAEKGEIVNGMVALEVPENILVERLLERGKTSGRPDDQDEAKIRNRFNEYSTKTEILKDYYQAQNKYFGINGVGTIHEITLRLSKIIDNL; the protein is encoded by the coding sequence ATGAGTATTATTAAACTACACGATAAATATTTTAAAACATATATTTCTGAAAAAAAAATAACAGAAGCAATAGAACAACTAGTAAAACAAGTTTATGAAGATTGCAAAGATGAAAACCCATTATTTATAGGTATTCTAAATGGAAGTTTTATGTTTGTTGCTGATTTTGTGAGAAAATATACAGGTAATTGTGAAGTTTCATTTGTTAAATTATCCTCTTATGAAGGAACAAATTCTACCGGTAATATTAAAGAATTAGTTGGCTTAAATGAAAATTTAGAAGGAAGAACAGTTGTAATTTTAGAAGATATTATTGATACGGGAAATACACTTCAAGAAATCTATAAAATTTTTAGAAATAAAAAAGTGAAACAACTCAAAATTGCTACTTTATTCTTTAAACCAGACGTATTTAAAAAAGATTTACCTGTAGATTATATTGGCATTTCAATACCCAATAAATTTATAGTTGGTTATGGTTTAGACTACAATGGCATAGGGAGAAACCTTTCAGATATATACCAACTTACAGCTAACCCAAAACTAAAAAATATTGTTTTATTTGGACCTCCAGGCGTAGGAAAAGGGACTCAAGCTAAATTGTTAAAAGAAAAATATAATCTTGTTCATATTTCAACAGGAGATGTTTTTAGGCATCATATTAAAAATAAAACAAAGCTAGGAAAACTTGCCCAATGGTATATGGATAAAGGAAATTTGGTACCTGATGAAGTTACCATAAAAATGCTAAAAGCTGAAGTTGAAAAAAATATTGGTTCTAATGGATTTATTTTTGATGGCTTTCCAAGAACAGAATTACAGGCAAGAGCGCTTGACAAGTTTTTAGCTGAAAAAGGCGAAATAGTTAATGGAATGGTAGCCCTTGAAGTTCCAGAAAATATTTTGGTTGAACGCTTATTAGAACGAGGTAAAACTAGTGGAAGACCTGATGACCAAGATGAAGCAAAAATTCGTAATCGTTTTAACGAATACAGTACAAAAACTGAAATTTTAAAAGATTACTATCAAGCCCAAAATAAATATTTTGGAATTAATGGAGTGGGAACTATTCATGAAATTACTTTACGATTATCCAAAATAATTGATAACTTATAA
- the lysS gene encoding lysine--tRNA ligase, with the protein MQLSALEIVRRESLQKLRELGINPYPAEEFKTTATIHNIISNFDDFEGKEVVLAGRMMSRRIMGKASFAELKDASGKMQIYVNRDEISSEENPTMYNTVFKKLLDMGDIIGIKGTVFKTNVGEVSVKVKELTLLSKSLRPLPVVKTDADGKIHDAFSDAEQRYRQRYVDLIVNDHVKETFIKRTKITNSIREFLNNKGYLEVETPILQPIPGGAAARPFMTHHNALDIPLYLRIANELYLKRLIVGGFDAVYEFSKDFRNEGMDRTHNPEFTIMELYVAYKDYNWMMRMTEELLEKVAIDSNGTTEVQIGENTVSFKAPYPRVPILEAIKTHTGYDVAGMGEKELKEVCEKVGVEVDETMGVGKLIDELFGEKCEHLYIQPTFITDYPKEMSPLTKEHRTNSDLTERFELMVNGSELANAYSELNDPIDQRERFEDQLKLSAKGDDEAMFIDQDFIRALEYGMPPTSGIGIGIDRLVMFMTNNSSIQEVLFFPQMKPEKKAPSVELNDEEKALLKMIETNSPALLNDLKTQSGLSNKKWDKTLKGLTKNGLAKVNNTDNGLFVELT; encoded by the coding sequence ATGCAATTATCAGCACTTGAAATAGTTAGAAGAGAATCCTTACAAAAACTACGTGAACTAGGTATTAACCCTTATCCTGCAGAAGAATTTAAAACAACTGCAACCATTCACAATATTATATCAAATTTTGATGATTTTGAGGGGAAAGAAGTTGTGTTGGCCGGAAGAATGATGAGCCGTAGAATTATGGGAAAGGCTTCTTTTGCTGAATTAAAAGATGCAAGTGGCAAAATGCAAATCTATGTAAATCGTGATGAAATTTCTTCCGAAGAAAATCCAACTATGTACAATACAGTATTCAAAAAATTATTGGATATGGGTGATATTATTGGTATTAAAGGAACCGTTTTCAAAACTAATGTTGGTGAAGTTTCTGTAAAAGTAAAAGAGCTTACCCTACTTTCAAAAAGTTTACGACCACTGCCTGTAGTGAAAACAGATGCTGATGGAAAAATACATGATGCCTTTTCTGATGCTGAACAACGCTACCGCCAACGTTATGTAGATTTAATTGTAAATGACCATGTAAAAGAAACTTTTATTAAACGCACAAAAATAACCAATTCAATTCGTGAATTTTTAAATAACAAAGGGTATTTAGAAGTTGAAACACCCATTTTACAACCAATTCCTGGAGGAGCTGCTGCTAGGCCATTTATGACCCATCACAATGCGCTTGACATTCCTTTGTATTTACGTATTGCCAACGAATTGTATTTAAAACGATTAATTGTAGGAGGATTTGATGCTGTTTATGAATTTTCAAAAGACTTCAGAAATGAAGGAATGGATAGAACACACAATCCTGAATTTACAATTATGGAATTGTATGTTGCATACAAAGATTATAATTGGATGATGCGTATGACAGAAGAACTATTAGAAAAAGTAGCAATTGACTCAAATGGTACTACTGAAGTTCAAATTGGAGAGAACACTGTAAGTTTTAAAGCACCATACCCAAGAGTTCCAATTTTAGAAGCTATTAAAACTCACACAGGTTATGATGTTGCGGGTATGGGAGAAAAGGAATTAAAAGAAGTTTGTGAAAAAGTTGGCGTTGAAGTTGATGAAACAATGGGTGTTGGAAAATTAATTGATGAACTATTTGGAGAAAAATGTGAACACCTATACATTCAACCAACTTTTATAACAGATTACCCTAAGGAAATGAGTCCGTTAACAAAAGAACACCGTACAAACTCAGATTTAACGGAGCGTTTTGAATTAATGGTGAATGGAAGCGAATTAGCAAATGCATATTCTGAATTAAATGACCCAATAGACCAACGTGAACGTTTTGAAGATCAATTAAAATTATCTGCCAAAGGAGATGATGAAGCCATGTTTATTGATCAAGACTTTATTCGTGCCTTAGAGTATGGAATGCCTCCAACATCAGGTATTGGAATTGGAATTGATAGATTGGTAATGTTTATGACCAACAACAGTTCTATACAAGAAGTGCTCTTCTTTCCTCAAATGAAACCAGAGAAAAAAGCACCTTCTGTTGAATTGAATGATGAAGAGAAAGCACTGCTAAAAATGATAGAGACAAATTCACCAGCTTTATTGAACGACCTAAAAACTCAAAGTGGTTTAAGCAATAAAAAATGGGATAAAACCTTAAAGGGCTTAACTAAAAATGGTTTAGCAAAAGTTAACAATACAGATAACGGCTTATTTGTTGAACTAACATAA
- a CDS encoding DUF456 domain-containing protein, translating to MDIFLLIIGFLFALLGIIGSFLPVLPGPLTSWFGLLLLHLTSIVPMNWTFLGITLSIAVVIWIIDYFIPAMGTKKFGGTRYGVIGTMVGLIIGILFLGPFGIIIGPFAGAYIGEMIQEKNSNKALKAAFGSFIGFLTSSFLKFIAATIFTGLFVSIFWEYKSLFFTFTE from the coding sequence ATGGACATTTTTCTCTTAATTATAGGGTTTCTATTTGCTTTATTAGGTATTATTGGCTCATTTTTACCAGTACTACCTGGTCCTCTAACAAGTTGGTTTGGTTTACTACTATTACATTTAACAAGTATTGTACCCATGAATTGGACTTTTTTAGGTATTACACTTAGTATTGCAGTTGTAATATGGATTATAGATTATTTTATTCCAGCAATGGGTACTAAAAAATTTGGAGGCACAAGGTATGGGGTTATAGGTACAATGGTAGGATTAATTATTGGAATTCTATTTTTAGGCCCTTTTGGAATTATAATTGGCCCCTTTGCTGGTGCTTATATTGGAGAAATGATACAAGAAAAAAATTCTAATAAGGCTTTAAAAGCAGCTTTTGGCTCTTTTATTGGTTTTTTAACCTCCTCTTTTTTGAAATTTATTGCTGCAACAATTTTTACAGGCTTGTTTGTTTCCATATTTTGGGAATATAAATCGTTGTTTTTTACCTTTACTGAATAA
- a CDS encoding BlaI/MecI/CopY family transcriptional regulator — translation MNKQLTKAEEQLMQVLWELNEASVQEIINKLPNPKPAYNTVSTIIRILETKNFVSHKAKGRGYIYFPLIQKTDYSNQSLHKLVDSYFGGSFKNMVSFFVDKNDVDLKELETILEAINEKKSNK, via the coding sequence ATGAACAAACAATTAACAAAAGCAGAAGAGCAATTAATGCAAGTTTTGTGGGAATTGAATGAAGCATCTGTTCAGGAAATTATTAACAAGCTGCCCAATCCTAAACCTGCTTACAATACGGTTTCTACAATAATAAGAATTTTAGAAACTAAAAATTTTGTATCTCATAAAGCAAAAGGAAGAGGTTATATTTATTTTCCTTTGATTCAAAAAACTGATTATAGCAATCAGAGTTTACACAAATTGGTTGACAGTTATTTTGGGGGTTCTTTTAAAAATATGGTGTCATTTTTTGTTGATAAAAATGATGTTGATTTAAAAGAACTAGAAACAATTTTAGAAGCTATAAACGAAAAAAAATCAAATAAATGA